One window of the Synergistaceae bacterium genome contains the following:
- a CDS encoding cobalamin-dependent protein (Presence of a B(12) (cobalamin)-binding domain implies dependence on cobalamin itself, in one of its several forms, or in some unusual lineages, dependence on a cobalamin-like analog.), with protein MSIEQVRQYMVDGEGEAAVEIVKDLISKGTPAKDIMSGLTDEMAILGQKFENFEVFLPDLMVAGDAFMTIMEVLKVHLIAAVGDKIPHTVVIGTVKGDYHDIGKNIVGIVLQANGFHVVDLGSDVDPVAYIDAARREKADAVGLSALMTTTMPGQEEFIKMVADAGDKGKYLICVGGAPTSVEWAERIGADVWSFDAFEYAAKLKKLLG; from the coding sequence ATGTCGATCGAACAGGTTCGTCAGTACATGGTTGACGGTGAGGGTGAAGCGGCCGTAGAGATCGTGAAGGATCTCATCTCAAAAGGTACGCCGGCTAAGGATATTATGAGCGGTCTTACGGATGAAATGGCTATCCTCGGACAGAAGTTTGAGAACTTCGAAGTATTCCTCCCAGACCTTATGGTTGCAGGTGATGCGTTTATGACGATCATGGAGGTTCTTAAGGTACACCTTATAGCGGCTGTTGGGGACAAGATACCACACACAGTTGTTATCGGTACGGTAAAGGGCGACTATCACGATATAGGCAAGAACATAGTAGGAATTGTCCTGCAGGCAAACGGTTTTCATGTAGTTGACCTTGGTTCTGACGTAGACCCGGTTGCCTATATAGATGCGGCGCGCAGGGAAAAGGCCGATGCGGTAGGCCTGTCAGCTCTTATGACCACTACAATGCCGGGACAGGAAGAGTTTATAAAGATGGTTGCCGATGCCGGTGACAAGGGTAAATATCTCATCTGTGTGGGCGGCGCACCCACGTCTGTTGAGTGGGCAGAGCGCATAGGCGCAGATGTCTGGTCATTCGATGCATTTGAGTACGCGGCTAAGCTCAAAAAGCTTCTTGGTTAA
- a CDS encoding uroporphyrinogen decarboxylase family protein, whose product MTGKERVLKALRFQEVDRVPWVPFTGVHVARLIGSDAEKLLKEGDVLVEAVTAAAERYCADGVCSAFDLQAEAEVLGCDLHWSKNNPPAVTGHVLAQGKTLEDLPEFTKDKGRLPMFFDATRRLVEKIGDKTAVFALCCGPFTLALHLRGSDFIMDMIKKPEEAHKVLAFCSEVTRKMGEWYMETGAHVVAVVDPMTSQIAPKHFEAFVTPYVKPVIDEVHVKGGIVTLFCCGNATKNIELMMQSKPDAIAFDEQVDLAFVRELAEKYKVCFEGNIPLTTTLLFGSPRECVADVKKRIEIGGTAGYILSPGCDLPYDTPFYNLEAVGKYVAIGEEPSETSGFLSLEEALAQAEDSGDILEDVKIEPGKVFIEIVTLDSEGCAPCQYMCEAVKNVAPLYGEKLEWRESLIKSAAGIKRTMALGVSTLPTMLINNEVVYDNIIPTADDLMKQIDKRLKG is encoded by the coding sequence ATGACAGGCAAAGAAAGGGTACTTAAGGCGCTGCGTTTTCAGGAAGTAGACCGCGTTCCATGGGTTCCTTTTACCGGAGTCCATGTCGCCAGACTCATAGGAAGCGATGCAGAAAAGCTTCTTAAGGAAGGCGATGTGCTGGTAGAAGCTGTCACTGCTGCTGCAGAGCGCTACTGTGCCGACGGAGTCTGTTCTGCATTCGACCTTCAAGCTGAAGCGGAGGTCCTGGGATGTGACCTGCATTGGTCTAAGAATAATCCTCCTGCAGTTACAGGCCACGTGCTTGCACAGGGAAAAACATTGGAGGATCTGCCCGAATTCACGAAGGACAAGGGACGCCTTCCTATGTTCTTTGATGCAACCCGTAGGCTGGTTGAAAAAATAGGAGATAAAACTGCGGTGTTTGCCCTCTGCTGCGGACCGTTTACCCTTGCTCTCCATCTTCGCGGCTCAGATTTCATAATGGATATGATCAAGAAGCCTGAAGAGGCCCATAAGGTACTGGCGTTCTGCTCCGAGGTTACGCGTAAGATGGGTGAGTGGTATATGGAAACAGGAGCTCATGTTGTGGCTGTTGTCGACCCTATGACAAGCCAGATAGCCCCGAAACATTTTGAAGCGTTTGTAACTCCCTATGTAAAACCTGTAATTGATGAAGTGCACGTAAAGGGCGGTATCGTCACGTTGTTCTGCTGCGGCAACGCCACCAAGAACATAGAGCTTATGATGCAGAGCAAGCCCGATGCGATCGCTTTTGACGAGCAGGTAGATTTAGCTTTTGTCAGAGAACTTGCAGAAAAATATAAGGTCTGCTTCGAGGGGAATATCCCGCTTACAACCACACTGCTTTTCGGCTCCCCACGCGAATGCGTAGCCGACGTTAAAAAGAGAATAGAGATCGGCGGTACTGCAGGATACATCCTTTCCCCGGGCTGTGACCTGCCATATGATACTCCGTTCTACAACCTTGAGGCTGTTGGTAAATATGTTGCTATAGGTGAAGAACCCTCCGAGACATCTGGTTTCCTATCCCTTGAAGAAGCCCTTGCTCAGGCAGAGGACTCCGGTGATATTTTAGAGGATGTGAAAATAGAGCCGGGAAAGGTGTTCATAGAGATCGTTACTCTGGACTCAGAGGGTTGTGCTCCATGCCAGTATATGTGTGAAGCAGTGAAAAATGTGGCTCCTCTCTATGGTGAAAAGTTAGAGTGGCGGGAATCCCTCATAAAGAGTGCTGCCGGCATCAAGCGCACCATGGCTTTGGGCGTTTCAACCCTGCCTACGATGCTCATCAACAATGAAGTCGTCTACGACAATATAATCCCAACAGCAGACGATCTTATGAAACAGATTGACAAGAGGTTGAAAGGATAG
- a CDS encoding GatB/YqeY domain-containing protein: MSDLVLKIQNDLVAAMKNKDELVLSVLRMLKSAIQLAQIEKGKEDPLTDDEVLVLVRRLIKQRNEAAAMYRAGGAEDRAVRELEEAKVLDAYQPLQLSDDDIAKVVSEVAAQFGATGPKDIGKIMGKVMAAVKGRADGDRVRTQVQKYLTSLM, from the coding sequence ATGTCTGACCTTGTGCTTAAAATCCAGAATGATCTTGTAGCCGCGATGAAGAACAAGGATGAGCTTGTACTTTCTGTGCTTCGTATGCTCAAGTCGGCGATACAGCTTGCTCAGATTGAAAAGGGCAAGGAAGATCCTCTTACTGATGATGAAGTTCTCGTATTGGTCCGCAGGCTCATCAAGCAGCGCAACGAAGCGGCTGCGATGTACAGGGCTGGCGGCGCTGAGGACAGGGCGGTACGTGAACTTGAAGAGGCGAAGGTCCTGGACGCATATCAGCCGTTGCAGCTTTCGGATGATGACATTGCAAAGGTCGTTTCTGAGGTTGCTGCTCAGTTCGGAGCAACCGGGCCTAAGGATATTGGCAAGATTATGGGCAAGGTCATGGCTGCCGTAAAGGGCCGGGCCGACGGAGACAGGGTAAGGACCCAGGTCCAGAAATATCTGACTTCCCTTATGTAA
- a CDS encoding ASKHA domain-containing protein: MEDINCVITFLPARVKISAHKGEYLSDAAFRAGVKIDRHCGGVGVCGKCRVSVLKGGKFLKPLTDTERKVLSDADIANGIRLACCAAVIGSGEVYVLDGVEMSGNQILDSISDKLITIWAPDCEGYGVAVDIGTTTVVCYLLDLDGHKEVDRFSFLNPQVSFGDDVISRIAFSNSVPDGLQRLQKILTDEMDSALSVLAERNGIKKDQIREVTAAGNTVMEHLFLGVSPESIGHSPYMPGFLTHSPVPAKELGLNIYQTAVVKLLPNVAGYVGGDIVAGVAALDMDKDSRIRLMVDIGTNNEIVIGNSEALFCCATAAGPAFEGARIQYGMRASTGAIEKVTLTESGLICQTIDNTAPKGLCGSGLVDAVALLLETEMMNKNGRLQSPEECRDERFRERMDRDRKGIIRLLLTDARDPVYLTQKDIREVQLAVGAVKVGIEVMVERMGITLDDIYEVLLAGAFGNNIDIGSAITVGLLPRVSHGKIRSVYNSSGLGASLSLASSEFYEGTKTTAEKMSYVELSSLADFQKRFIRAMIFS; encoded by the coding sequence ATGGAAGACATTAATTGTGTAATCACATTTTTGCCGGCTAGAGTAAAAATTTCTGCACATAAAGGCGAATATCTGTCTGACGCAGCTTTCCGTGCCGGTGTGAAAATAGACCGCCACTGCGGCGGTGTCGGTGTGTGCGGTAAATGTCGTGTAAGTGTTCTGAAAGGCGGTAAATTTCTCAAACCTTTGACAGATACTGAAAGAAAAGTTCTTTCAGATGCTGATATCGCCAATGGCATACGCCTTGCCTGCTGCGCAGCTGTTATCGGCAGCGGAGAAGTCTATGTACTGGACGGGGTCGAAATGTCCGGAAATCAGATACTTGACAGCATTTCAGATAAATTGATCACAATCTGGGCGCCGGATTGTGAAGGATATGGCGTGGCTGTGGATATAGGAACCACTACGGTCGTATGCTATCTTCTTGACCTTGATGGTCATAAAGAGGTGGACCGTTTTTCTTTTCTTAATCCGCAGGTATCTTTCGGCGATGATGTCATATCCAGAATAGCTTTCTCAAACTCTGTTCCTGATGGGCTTCAGCGGCTGCAAAAAATTTTAACAGATGAAATGGACAGTGCCTTAAGCGTACTTGCTGAGCGGAACGGAATAAAAAAGGACCAGATAAGAGAGGTCACCGCAGCCGGCAACACCGTTATGGAGCATCTTTTTTTAGGTGTCTCGCCGGAGAGCATCGGGCACAGTCCCTATATGCCTGGGTTTTTAACGCATTCGCCTGTCCCTGCGAAGGAACTGGGACTTAATATATATCAAACTGCTGTCGTTAAATTGCTTCCGAACGTGGCCGGCTATGTAGGAGGTGATATTGTAGCGGGGGTCGCGGCCCTTGATATGGACAAGGACTCAAGGATAAGGCTCATGGTCGATATCGGCACTAACAATGAGATAGTTATCGGAAACAGCGAGGCTCTGTTCTGTTGTGCCACTGCGGCCGGCCCTGCCTTTGAAGGAGCCAGAATACAGTATGGCATGAGGGCAAGCACCGGCGCCATAGAAAAAGTCACGCTTACAGAGTCTGGGCTTATATGTCAGACAATAGACAACACTGCACCGAAAGGACTTTGCGGGTCCGGCCTCGTTGATGCCGTTGCCTTGCTTCTTGAAACAGAAATGATGAACAAAAACGGCAGGCTTCAATCTCCAGAGGAGTGCCGCGACGAACGTTTCAGAGAACGTATGGACAGGGATAGAAAAGGAATAATCCGTCTTCTGCTGACAGATGCGCGGGACCCGGTTTACCTGACGCAAAAGGACATCAGGGAGGTTCAGCTCGCGGTGGGAGCCGTAAAAGTCGGGATAGAGGTAATGGTTGAGCGTATGGGTATTACTTTGGATGATATTTACGAAGTTTTGCTGGCTGGTGCCTTTGGGAATAATATCGATATAGGCAGTGCGATTACTGTTGGATTGCTGCCCCGCGTATCACACGGCAAAATCCGAAGTGTATATAATTCTTCAGGTTTAGGAGCCTCTCTCTCACTGGCGTCATCGGAATTTTACGAAGGGACCAAGACGACAGCGGAAAAGATGTCTTACGTAGAACTTTCATCCCTGGCTGATTTTCAGAAACGTTTTATCCGTGCCATGATATTTTCTTAA
- a CDS encoding monomethylamine:corrinoid methyltransferase encodes MSTFRMWEVFAKADNGPFYRDQSEWMIKSFIPNMKRVVKEYNVKYDGKTIVNCDDDLADRVWAAAKDFFISVGVYNQDSHRVMKFSEQEVNEILYTKQPKYMIGAGHDQRWLQVRSIEDKERRPFHLFSPDANFSTDIHKKACMAYLKEPLLDGLCAPLIEDFMGRKATSQSPTEVAAAMEHAMNLRDAQRLVGKPDVWTVSVGTAETDQAQIAAANPEWGVRPSHLDGRMVSILTEMTTNNSMLNKALHYRSYGNVFGNLCGAIFGGHAGGTEGTAILQTAYNIEGACLYGSAWALNFPFHLKWQSTTTRELLWLQSVLSQAMARNSNQIFLNNLFANAGPATDQLYWECANHALATESSGGNPWGAATCRNKFTDRATPLESRFYHEVSESSFKMRITRAQANEICQKIMEKYEKLIPIDNYGKTIQEVYDMERLVPHQEYLDQYRRMKDELSAMGVDFVY; translated from the coding sequence ATGTCTACATTTAGGATGTGGGAAGTTTTTGCGAAGGCAGATAACGGGCCCTTCTACAGAGACCAGTCGGAGTGGATGATAAAGAGCTTCATCCCCAATATGAAGAGAGTTGTTAAGGAATATAACGTTAAATATGACGGCAAAACGATTGTCAACTGCGACGACGATTTGGCTGATAGGGTATGGGCTGCTGCAAAAGATTTCTTCATCTCCGTTGGTGTATATAATCAGGATTCACACAGGGTCATGAAGTTCAGCGAACAGGAAGTCAACGAAATACTCTACACAAAACAGCCCAAATATATGATCGGAGCAGGGCACGACCAGCGCTGGCTTCAGGTCCGTTCAATAGAAGATAAAGAGCGCCGTCCCTTCCACCTTTTCAGCCCGGATGCAAACTTCAGCACCGATATCCATAAGAAGGCATGCATGGCTTATCTGAAAGAGCCCCTTCTTGACGGACTTTGCGCTCCTTTGATCGAAGATTTTATGGGACGCAAGGCGACATCGCAGAGTCCGACTGAAGTTGCAGCGGCAATGGAACATGCGATGAACCTACGCGATGCTCAGCGTCTTGTCGGTAAGCCGGACGTATGGACTGTATCAGTAGGTACGGCAGAAACAGACCAGGCACAGATTGCAGCAGCAAATCCTGAATGGGGAGTCCGCCCGTCACACCTTGATGGCCGTATGGTATCCATTCTCACAGAAATGACCACCAACAACTCGATGCTCAATAAGGCCCTGCACTACCGCTCATACGGCAACGTTTTCGGGAACCTCTGCGGAGCCATATTCGGCGGCCATGCCGGCGGCACGGAAGGCACTGCGATTCTCCAGACAGCTTACAATATCGAAGGGGCATGTCTCTACGGCTCAGCCTGGGCATTGAACTTCCCGTTCCATCTTAAGTGGCAGTCAACAACTACGAGAGAACTTCTATGGCTCCAAAGCGTTCTCAGCCAGGCAATGGCACGTAACTCAAATCAGATATTCCTCAACAACCTTTTTGCAAACGCAGGTCCTGCGACGGATCAACTCTATTGGGAGTGCGCGAACCATGCCCTTGCAACTGAATCTTCGGGCGGCAACCCATGGGGTGCTGCAACATGCCGCAATAAATTTACAGACAGGGCAACCCCGCTCGAATCCCGCTTCTATCATGAAGTTTCCGAATCTTCTTTCAAGATGCGCATTACCCGTGCCCAGGCAAACGAAATCTGCCAGAAGATCATGGAAAAATACGAGAAACTTATTCCGATCGACAACTATGGAAAGACGATTCAGGAAGTTTACGACATGGAACGTCTCGTCCCTCATCAGGAGTACCTTGATCAGTACAGACGCATGAAGGACGAACTCTCTGCTATGGGAGTAGATTTCGTCTACTAA
- the nhaC gene encoding Na+/H+ antiporter NhaC, protein MENKNVKKPSVTLAFVTFVGIAGIIGYGLLGLGLDAHVPIAIATIFAALVGFFAIGIKWEDMEVAICSAINSSISALLILIAIGMLIGSWVQAGVVPGMIYYGFDLLSPGIFLLATLLICSVVSLATGTSWGVGGTVGVALIGISIGLGIPAPLTAGVIISGAYLGDKMSPLSDTTNLAPAVSGSNLFDHIRAMMWTTGPTYIIVIIITIVLGFGYAAGDASSMFDTSRIKAFQAIIGAEFDINPIYTIVPPLIVIVLAAMKCPALPSMMAGTAAGSVFAIFQGKTLAEALTAIHYGYTSSVAAKISETAVEGIPALLTKFGISGVTPDIAHEVGSLVVELLNRGGLDSMMWSLSLIMIALCLGGVMESCHYLDVLLNPLLYKVRRVGDFITLVEASCLVSNIFLGDQYLAIIVPGRMFKMAVEKSDLSPRMLSRALEDCGTLTSPLVPWTGCGAFQSAALGVPTLEYLPYCFFNYLNPLVAIFISYLGIGIYWGRNKDDKVEKRTALDFSFLKNEA, encoded by the coding sequence ATGGAAAACAAAAATGTGAAAAAACCCAGCGTTACATTGGCTTTTGTAACATTTGTAGGTATAGCCGGAATTATCGGTTATGGTCTGCTTGGTCTTGGTCTAGACGCTCATGTCCCAATAGCGATAGCAACAATTTTTGCCGCATTGGTTGGTTTTTTCGCTATAGGAATTAAATGGGAGGATATGGAAGTTGCCATTTGCAGCGCTATTAACTCTTCTATAAGCGCATTGCTTATACTGATAGCGATTGGCATGTTGATAGGTTCGTGGGTGCAGGCTGGAGTTGTTCCGGGAATGATTTATTATGGGTTTGATCTTCTTTCCCCAGGAATCTTCCTCTTAGCCACTCTCCTGATATGTTCTGTAGTTTCTCTCGCAACAGGTACATCATGGGGTGTTGGGGGTACAGTTGGAGTTGCATTGATCGGTATTTCAATCGGACTTGGAATCCCTGCCCCTCTGACGGCAGGAGTAATCATTTCCGGAGCATATCTCGGAGACAAGATGTCTCCACTCTCCGACACAACAAATTTAGCACCTGCGGTTTCCGGATCGAACCTTTTTGACCACATACGTGCAATGATGTGGACGACGGGACCTACATATATCATCGTTATAATAATTACGATCGTGCTTGGGTTCGGATATGCAGCAGGAGATGCTAGCTCCATGTTTGATACAAGCCGGATAAAAGCTTTCCAGGCTATCATCGGAGCCGAATTTGACATTAATCCTATTTACACGATTGTCCCTCCTCTTATCGTTATTGTTCTTGCTGCTATGAAATGCCCAGCTCTCCCAAGTATGATGGCTGGGACAGCAGCAGGATCGGTTTTTGCTATATTCCAGGGCAAGACACTGGCAGAGGCACTAACAGCCATTCACTACGGGTATACTTCTTCGGTAGCTGCAAAGATTTCGGAAACAGCGGTTGAAGGGATTCCTGCACTTTTGACTAAATTTGGCATATCCGGTGTGACACCTGATATAGCGCATGAAGTCGGATCGCTTGTTGTTGAGCTTCTTAACAGAGGTGGACTTGATAGTATGATGTGGTCGCTGTCTCTGATTATGATCGCTCTCTGTCTCGGAGGTGTCATGGAAAGCTGTCACTATCTTGATGTCCTTCTTAATCCACTTCTATACAAAGTCCGTAGAGTCGGTGATTTTATTACTCTCGTAGAGGCATCCTGTTTGGTAAGCAATATATTCTTAGGGGACCAATATCTTGCAATTATTGTCCCTGGACGCATGTTCAAAATGGCAGTAGAAAAGTCGGATCTTTCTCCAAGGATGCTTTCCCGTGCTTTGGAAGATTGCGGAACGCTGACTTCACCCCTGGTTCCATGGACAGGATGCGGCGCATTCCAGTCCGCAGCGCTTGGAGTTCCCACACTGGAATATCTTCCGTACTGCTTCTTTAATTACCTTAACCCGCTTGTTGCAATATTTATTTCCTATTTGGGGATCGGGATTTATTGGGGTAGAAATAAAGATGACAAAGTTGAAAAGCGCACTGCACTTGACTTTAGTTTCCTCAAAAATGAAGCATAA
- the rpsU gene encoding 30S ribosomal protein S21, whose translation MTTVTRRDNESIEDALKRFKRELRKVGVLREAKKHEHYEKPSEIKKRKKAEMTRNKGRKADY comes from the coding sequence ATGACCACCGTAACTAGACGCGATAACGAGTCGATCGAAGATGCGCTTAAGCGTTTTAAGCGTGAGCTTCGTAAGGTGGGCGTGCTCCGCGAAGCAAAGAAGCATGAGCATTACGAAAAACCCAGCGAAATCAAGAAACGCAAGAAGGCTGAAATGACCCGAAACAAAGGCAGAAAGGCTGATTATTGA
- a CDS encoding GTP-binding protein, with amino-acid sequence MSHNKCKIFLLSGFLGSGKTTLLKHLVSTVPDAEKIAVLMNEFGKAGVDGDVIRKNGLEIIEVSRGSIFCACAKGDFLRALYTIFRDHKPTVLLIEASGVADTTDMERDLGYGMLHDYYQMEGNICVVDAQHFEEWLDLFNAVIKQVQAASHIVINKTDLVSAAELKKLDAHISGINPEAKIRHAEYGNISWGLFMSKDAMAEKAPVLPMSEEWEKYIEQALSDNTAHLTPPDKLSSLSIFWEGNPEVFKKLLNELPEDIIRSKGYFKDTDHKWKVFDIVGNAAPEYSEPEADFAQKRNLAIFIRTKKARREIPALFQDHGLKLLEVRF; translated from the coding sequence ATGAGCCACAACAAGTGTAAAATATTTTTACTTTCTGGATTTCTGGGTAGCGGTAAAACTACGCTTCTGAAGCATCTTGTCAGCACTGTTCCCGATGCTGAAAAAATAGCTGTGTTGATGAACGAATTTGGCAAGGCCGGGGTAGACGGAGATGTCATACGGAAAAATGGCCTTGAAATCATAGAGGTCAGCAGGGGCTCCATCTTTTGTGCCTGTGCCAAAGGAGACTTTCTCAGGGCCCTATATACAATATTCCGCGACCACAAACCGACGGTGCTTCTCATAGAAGCAAGCGGAGTAGCGGATACAACCGATATGGAACGCGATCTTGGATACGGGATGCTGCATGATTATTATCAGATGGAAGGAAATATTTGTGTAGTTGATGCGCAGCATTTTGAAGAATGGCTTGATCTCTTCAACGCAGTAATAAAACAGGTCCAAGCCGCATCCCACATCGTCATAAACAAAACAGACCTTGTCTCAGCGGCAGAACTGAAAAAACTGGATGCACACATAAGCGGAATAAATCCGGAGGCAAAAATAAGACACGCGGAATACGGCAACATATCATGGGGACTATTTATGTCAAAAGATGCGATGGCGGAAAAAGCTCCTGTGCTTCCAATGTCCGAGGAATGGGAGAAATATATAGAACAGGCACTCAGCGACAACACAGCACACCTTACTCCTCCAGACAAATTATCCTCGTTGAGTATATTTTGGGAGGGAAACCCCGAGGTATTTAAAAAATTACTGAATGAACTGCCGGAGGACATCATACGTTCAAAAGGATATTTCAAAGACACAGATCATAAATGGAAAGTATTTGACATAGTCGGTAATGCAGCTCCGGAATATTCTGAACCTGAGGCCGATTTTGCTCAAAAACGCAACCTTGCAATCTTCATCCGCACGAAGAAGGCAAGGCGCGAAATACCGGCACTTTTTCAGGATCACGGGCTTAAGTTGCTGGAAGTCAGGTTCTGA
- a CDS encoding aminotransferase class III-fold pyridoxal phosphate-dependent enzyme gives MKIIERDNRVISPCSRSPYYPFVVSSGVGALLKDADENEYIDFSAGAASLNTGTCHPCVVEAIRNQADKLLCYTIGYMYEESSVQLAEKLVSLAPGKFKKKVAYGLSGSDSIDGAIKFARKYTGRSEIISFQTAYHGCTYGALSASAICLNMRRGIGPMLPGFHHFPYPECDCCRWHETIESCNLNCLEEIKKAFRFYLPSEEVAAVIFEPIGGDIGIVVPPIKYVKALAQLCWENGILFVSDEVQQGMGRTGKWFGIEHFDVQPDIIAVSKSLASGMPLSALIMRAEIADCLMDPGHCFTLAANAVCCRAALATIHIIENEKLIRRSKDLGEKITDKISKMKENIPILGNTRGLGLTIGQEIVHSDGLPDRNACAKICYRCWERGLILTFLGDNVLRIQPPLVITEGQVEEGLNILAASLNDYREGRIGDEVLAFARGWSY, from the coding sequence ATGAAAATTATTGAACGCGATAACAGAGTGATATCGCCATGCTCAAGATCTCCGTACTATCCTTTTGTTGTAAGTTCTGGAGTCGGTGCTTTATTGAAAGATGCGGATGAAAATGAATATATAGATTTTTCTGCAGGGGCTGCTTCTCTAAATACAGGGACATGTCATCCATGTGTAGTTGAAGCGATCCGTAACCAAGCCGACAAGTTGCTGTGCTATACTATCGGCTATATGTACGAGGAGTCTTCTGTCCAACTTGCAGAAAAATTGGTAAGCTTGGCCCCCGGAAAATTTAAAAAGAAAGTTGCTTATGGCTTGTCAGGGTCAGATTCGATCGACGGTGCAATAAAATTTGCCCGTAAATATACCGGGCGCAGCGAAATTATTTCTTTTCAGACGGCATATCATGGCTGTACTTACGGCGCACTTTCTGCTTCAGCTATTTGCCTTAATATGAGAAGAGGCATAGGTCCGATGCTTCCAGGGTTTCACCATTTCCCATATCCGGAATGCGATTGTTGCAGGTGGCATGAGACAATAGAATCATGTAACCTCAATTGTCTGGAAGAAATAAAGAAGGCTTTTAGGTTTTATCTGCCTTCTGAAGAAGTTGCCGCTGTTATTTTTGAACCCATTGGCGGAGACATTGGTATTGTGGTCCCGCCTATCAAATATGTCAAAGCTCTTGCCCAGCTTTGTTGGGAAAACGGTATCCTTTTTGTATCTGATGAAGTACAGCAAGGAATGGGACGTACTGGAAAATGGTTTGGAATAGAGCATTTTGATGTTCAACCGGATATTATAGCTGTATCTAAATCTCTTGCTTCTGGAATGCCTCTAAGCGCACTTATAATGAGGGCTGAAATTGCAGATTGTCTTATGGATCCAGGGCATTGCTTCACATTGGCAGCAAATGCTGTTTGTTGTCGTGCCGCACTTGCCACAATACATATTATTGAAAATGAAAAACTTATTCGCCGCAGCAAAGATCTTGGAGAGAAAATAACCGATAAAATTTCAAAAATGAAAGAAAACATCCCTATTCTGGGGAACACAAGAGGGCTTGGACTTACGATAGGGCAAGAGATAGTTCATTCTGATGGTTTGCCGGATAGAAATGCATGTGCAAAGATTTGTTATCGTTGCTGGGAGAGAGGGCTCATTCTTACATTTCTTGGGGATAACGTACTGCGGATACAACCGCCTCTAGTTATTACAGAAGGGCAGGTGGAAGAGGGACTTAATATTCTTGCTGCATCATTAAATGACTACAGAGAGGGCCGTATCGGAGATGAAGTACTCGCTTTTGCCAGAGGATGGTCCTATTAA